A stretch of Microtus pennsylvanicus isolate mMicPen1 chromosome 5, mMicPen1.hap1, whole genome shotgun sequence DNA encodes these proteins:
- the Ube2w gene encoding ubiquitin-conjugating enzyme E2 W — protein MASMQKRLQKELLALQNDPPPGMTLNEKSVQNSITQWIVDMEGAPGTLYEGEKFQLLFKFSSRYPFDSPQVMFTGENIPVHPHVYSNGHICLSILTEDWSPALSVQSVCLSIISMLSSCKEKRRPPDNSFYVRTCNKNPKKTKWWYHDDTC, from the exons AAACGACTACAAAAAGAACTGTTGGCTTTGCAGAATGACCCACCTCCTGGGATGACGTTAAATGAAAAGAGCGTTCAGAACTCAATCACACA GTGGATCGTAGACATGGAAGGTGCACCAGGTACCTTATATGAAGGAGAAAAGTTTCAACTTCTGTTTAAGTTTAGTAGTCGATATCCTTTTGACTCTCCTCAG gtCATGTTTACTGGTGAGAATAttcctgtccatcctcatgtgtATAGCAATGGTCATATCTGTTTATCCATTCTAACAGAAGACTGGTCCCCAGCGCTCTCAGTCCAGTCAGTCTGTCTTAGCATTATTAGCATGCTTTCCAGCTGCAAAGAAAAG AGACGACCGCCAGATAATTCCTTTTATGTGCGAACATGTAACAagaatccaaagaaaacaaaatggtggTATCATG atGATACTTGTTGA